CTCGttggattatattatattatattatattatattatcttcaTCTCATCTTCATGAAATGATGTCAGTGCTTCACAATATAATGCTTGTCTGGCATTTTCTCATGTCTCCGGCCTCACGGAATAAAACATCATTTGACTAATTAAGCTAGTTACACAGTAATCCAACATATTTTGCATTGTTGAGGAATCATTGCATAGAAGGAATATGCCTCAAACATGCATAATactataagggtgtgtttggttcgcacgtAGGAAtcagaatcaaaatcaaatacttggtaatggtaatgagttttgataaaagtattttgcatgtttggtagtagggtgaaatgaaaatgattattaataattagagAAGTGGTTGAGGATGAAAGGAATGAACTATCATTTTATTAAGGAATGAGCTTTACAATTAAGGGTAATCAAAACACGTAATAGTGTTCTAAAagcctgtcaaccaaacaataacaatgactttgatactcattcatGATAGCTAagcatgtcaaccaaacacaccctaagtattATCCTGGGGAGGTGCTTTAGTTTAGGTAGACATCCTCACTTCCACTCATCATCATATGCTTGCTACTGTCTTGGGAAGATGCTTTAGTTTAGTTTACTGCATCCTATGGAAAATCTAACTTGTAACATTGTAGTTATCAAGCCAACGATCTGACCGACTTGgatcaaattagaattttaattcaTATAGTAGTGTAATGAATGAGAAGAGTGTTGTATGCAGGGTGAATCATGTTCACAGGGAAAGATACAGGCCTTGTTAGGTTGATTTACCCAGGAGTCACATTCCTTTACAGCCAATAATGATTTAGACAACCTGTAAGGCATTTCTTATGGAATCATGCTATGCACTCTTACTAAAATCACTCATTTGTTATTAACTCGTGGTGGATCAACCAACGAACGATTAGAAATCGTGGATCCATCAGTGTGATTGAAACATATTATTGTTAAAAGATCAAATGTACAGCAAAAGCATTATGCATTTGTTATCTCGTTGTTCACCAAATCAACCATCTGTTAAGCGCGGGATGGTTCTCTGATTGGCTCGGCCTCAATAGGCTCCAACTTCTCAACTTTCCCATTTCCCTTTGGAATAATAAGGCCATAACCCCCAGCTCTTCTTCTGTAGACAATGTTAATCTCCCCTGCAGAAGAAGGGATATGGTTAAACACCGAGGGCCAATACATCATTTAAAGAACAGAAACATCTATCAAATATTCAAATCCACTTACCGGTTTCCTCATTCCTAAAGCCATAGAAGTCATGATCCACATTCTCTAGCTGCTCGATTGCTTCAGCGACAGTCAAAGGTGGCATGTCAAAGTACTTTTTCCGGACAACCTGAGAAAAGGATTAATAGTGCAATGTTTTAACGCCTAGAGCTAGAAGCTAACTTtacaataataaagaaatattgCCTTCTTGTGAAGGCACTTTTCATTCCCTTCTAACTAAGGGAACCTAGTTATTGTCCTTCACAACAAGCACTATAACCACCAAGTTTTTCCTCAAAAAATCTATACAATGTACCGTCCACCTCCTCTCAAAATGTATTTGACATTCAATATTCAATTTCGATATTAACTTAAAAAGGAAGTTGCTTTCAAACTATATGTAAGTGACCACCAATTGAGTAATAAGGAAAGATTGTAATAGTCGAAAAATCATGAAACCCTAATCCAAAGTATAGTCAATACAAAATTAACAAGCGGTAATCTAACCTCATCAATGAAGCCCTCATCTTTGCCTTGTTCCTCTTCTTCTAGAGCAAGTGGCTCCAAAGCTTCTTCCTCGGGCTCTGCTAGTACAACCGGATCCCGAACCTTCAGTCTGTCAAAGCCCTTCATATGCCGACCATGATCAGAATCTTTCTCCTTAATCTTCCGCAGTTTTCTCTGTATAACCGATGAGACCATGTCAACACTCCCATACAGCGTCTCCGCATCCACCTCTGCCCGAACAACTCCATGCTTCTTCGTGTACAAAGTCACCTAGAGTTCACCAAGCCGATTTAAGTATAACAGCAAACAAACAACCCATACAAATTGGCACTACTTAAAAGGCAAGACTTTTAGTCTTTTCCCACTGGCTTCATACCTCACATCTTTGAACTTTTGGGCCTTTCCCAAACTCGCCCCCACGAACAGACAACCTAGCATCCACTTCCCTCACCAGATGGCTATGCTTTTGAACTGCCTTACCCAATTTCTCCTCCACATAGCTCCTTACATTAGGTGTTAACTGTAACTCCATAACAATATCTTAACATCTCTTTCAATCCAGAAAACACATCCATTTCCATTATATCACCACTAATTTTTCTCAACAAATTCACTTAATTGGCATCACAAGTTCCATTCTTTTCAAATAAAACATGTAAATACAGCCATACAGATAATAATTCCATAAAAAAACTTCAAAAAGggaaattaaattctttagtaATTTCAAGAAAAGCGCAAATACAATCGCAAGGGAAAAGGGGCATACTATACctcaatgtgtttggtttggataaTGAGTTTGACGGAAGAGAGAGGGCCATCCCAAGCCATCCGAATCCCCACTGGTTTTCTGGGTGGGACATTACTGCTCTCACTGATCTTGAAGCTCGAAGCAAGAAAACTGCTCGAAGAAGACGACAAAGATTTCAGCTTTTTGCCGCATTTGGCTAAAGAGAGCGTTGACGAGGAAGGGGAAGAAGACGGAGAGTAGCAGGAAGAGCAAGAAAACGGTCTAGCGGTTGAAGATATGGAAAGAGTCGCCATTTCTATGACGAGATTTCTTGCGATTGAAACGGATTCCTGGAGGGTTTTGGTAAAATGGATAGAATATTCGAGGAAGAGATGTATACGTGGCAAGGTCAAAACGTTATCCAGATTTCAGGGTATGGCCAGACACGTGACATTTGAGATCCAAATATGGGACGTGGTCCCCTTGTAATATCCTACGTTTGTCGGAAGGTTACAGTGCACCCCATTATTTGCATCacattatatacacacactatgatattttgattttgaaaataactaattcattaatcatgaATACAAACGTTTACAACAAAATTCAATAAAATGATACTCCGTAAATCATTATtttgaataatgtactttacatGAAAAGATAGATCAGCTCCCGAAAACTAACTACTATAAAAACACCttcaaataaaagtataaaatttacATGTGCTCCTAGGGTTTATGCATAAGGCCCCAAAAAGTAGAGACctcatttttatgtatataaattattcTACTTCTGAGTTTTAGTAATCTCAATTCTGTTTAGATATTCTCACTTCTTTTAAATGTTTCTATAAAACAAGTAGCTTGAGGGCCTTGAGCAGTTGGGCCTGAGAGTAGTTTTGCTTTTGCAATAAATTggttcaaataatataattttataatttgtagAATGAATTAAtctacaaataattaataagtataaaaattataatatttattaaaattgaattaatatGAGATATATCATAAATCTTTgcacatataaaatacattaatgCAATGATTAAGGTGTTAAGTTAGGATATGATGTTTTATATGAAATTTGgtctttagatattttttttatatgcatCCCATGTAGAATGGCCATCTTGTCACATTATCTTATATAATCCACTAACCTCCCTCCATATAATACCGTAAAGAATATTACATAAACACCGCAAAAGGAATATGATATTTTCTGATcattataaagaataaaatattttgtgaattgaagaaaatttaATGTGAATTTGATACTTTATTTAAAGATTTTCtctaaattaatgaaaaatgtgaTTTTACTCCTTCAAATATTCCCCACTAATTGTTTAAGTCCATAGCTTTTTGTTATTGTAATATaccttgattttttaaaatattctagTTTTAGTCTCTAAAGCAACAAAATTGTTAGACATTGTTAGGttttactctctttttttttttaaatattattaactctattacaatgtaatatctgtccatacatactttcttaacctactgaagcacaaaaagtttAAGATTTTTACTTAGTATATGAGTATTTTAGTAATTTGttgtttcttctttaattataaattattaaatttctcCAATATTGATATTGCATCTGTAAAATAAA
This portion of the Ipomoea triloba cultivar NCNSP0323 chromosome 5, ASM357664v1 genome encodes:
- the LOC116019731 gene encoding ribosome-binding factor PSRP1, chloroplastic, which translates into the protein MATLSISSTARPFSCSSCYSPSSSPSSSTLSLAKCGKKLKSLSSSSSSFLASSFKISESSNVPPRKPVGIRMAWDGPLSSVKLIIQTKHIELTPNVRSYVEEKLGKAVQKHSHLVREVDARLSVRGGEFGKGPKVQRCEVTLYTKKHGVVRAEVDAETLYGSVDMVSSVIQRKLRKIKEKDSDHGRHMKGFDRLKVRDPVVLAEPEEEALEPLALEEEEQGKDEGFIDEVVRKKYFDMPPLTVAEAIEQLENVDHDFYGFRNEETGEINIVYRRRAGGYGLIIPKGNGKVEKLEPIEAEPIREPSRA